The DNA region TGAGCTTCATGACGGCGACTCTGGTCAGCTTCTTCAACGACCAGATCCTGCCGCAGATCGCGGGGTCCTAGGCCATGGACAATGCGATCTATGCCGCCCTGACCCGCCAGTCCGGCCTGATGCGCGAAATGCGCAGCGTGGCCAACAACATCGCCAACGCCAACACCACCGGCTTCCGGCGCGAGGGCGTGGTCTTTTCGGAATACATGGTGCCGCTGGACCGCCGGGGCGAAACCCTGGCGATGGCCAACGGCCGCGGCCGCATGGTCGACCTGCGCCCGGGCGGCATGACCCAGACCAACGGCCAATACGACCTCGCCCTGGAGGGCGACGGCTTCCTGATGGTGCAGACCCCCCAGGGCAACCGCCTGACCCGCGCCGGCGCCTTCATGACCAATGCCGAAGGCGAATTGGTCAATAGCGACGGCTACCAGTTGTTGGACGACGGCCAGGCCCCGATCGTGATCCCGTCCGGCGTGGGCAGCGTCGGCATCGGCGTGGACGGCACGGTTTCCGCCGATGGCAATCCGGTCGGCCGCGTCGGCATCTTTGCCAGCCCCGACCCCGCGAAGCTGCAGCACGAGGCCGGCACGCTCTTCGATCCCGGCGGTGCCGTCGAGCCGCTGGACGACGCCAAGCTGCGCCAGGGCTTCCTGGAGGATTCCAACGTCGACCCGGTGCTGGAACTGTCGCGCATGATCGAGGTGCAGCGCGCCTATGAACTGGGCCAAAGCTTCCTCGACCAGGAAGACCAGCGCATCCGTCAGACCATCACATCGCTGACCCGGTGAAAGGACAGACCATGAGAGCACTTCAGATCGCGGCGACCGGGATGAGCGCGCAGCAGATGCGCGTCGAGGTCATCTCGAACAACCTCGCCAACATGTCGACCACGGGCTACAACCCGCGGCGGGCGGAATTCGCCGACCTGCAATACCAGCAGGTGACCCGCCCCGGCACGCTGACCGCCACCAATGGCGCCATGGTCCCGGCCGGCGTGCAGCTGGGCCTGGGCGTACGCCCGGCCAGCGTCGCGGTCATGCTGTCCCAGGGTTCGCTGACCCAGACCAACGGCGACCTGGACGTGGCCGTGGACGGCGCCGGCTATCTCGAGGTGACGCTGCCTTCGGGCATCTCGGCCTATACGCGGGACGGCAGTCTGAAACGCTCGCCCGAAGGGCAGGTGGTGACCTCCGAGGGCTATCCACTTGTCCCCGACATCACCATCCCCGAGGATGCCCGCAGCATCTCGATCAACCCCAATGGTGAAGTCTTCGCCTATTTCGACGACCGCGTCGAACCCGAGAACCTGGGCCAGATCACCCTGGCCAGCTTCGTCAACGAAAAGGGGCTGGAAGCGACGGGCTCGAACCTGTTCCTGGAAACCGTGGCCTCGGGGCCGCCGCGCGTCGCGACACCGGGCCAGGAAGGGCTGGGCACGATCCGCGGCGGTTTCCTGGAAGAAAGCGCGGTAGATCCGGTGCGCGAAATCGCAGAGCTGATCAAGGCACAGCGCGGCTACGAACTGAACTCCAAGGTGATCACCGCCGCCGACCAGATGCTGGGCACCACGGTGCAGGTGCGATGATGCGGTATCTTGCACTTCTTTTGCTGTTGCTGCCGCATTCGGCGCTGGCCGGCGCCGCGCTGGCCACGCGCACTTTGCCGGCCGGGACCGTGCTCGCGCCCGGGGATGTCGTCCTGGCCGCGGACCAGGACGGCGGCTTGCAGGACGTGTCGCAGGTCGTCGGCCAACAGTTGCGGGTCATGGTCTACGAGGGACGCCGCATCGACCCCTCGTTCCTGTCGGCGCCGATGCTGGTCGGCCGCAACCAGATCGTCACTATCACCTATCAGAAATCCGCCCTGCGGATCGAGGCCGAGGGGCGCGCGCTCTCTGCCGGAAGCGTCGGCCAGATCATCCGCGTCATGAACAACGCGTCGCGGGTCACCGTCTCGGGGCGCGTCGCCGCCGACGGGACCGTGATCGTCGCGCAGAACTGAAGGACTTGCCATGCCCTACCCCATGCAATCGCGCCCCTTGGTCCTGCTAGGCGCTGCGACCCTCGCCCTTTCGTTGACGGCCTGCGGCCGGGTTTCGCAGGTCGGGCGGGTGCCCGAAATGACCCAGCCCGAAAGCAGCGTCGAATTCCAGGCCATGACCTCGCAAGGTTATGGTTCGCAAGAACTGCCCGACCGGCCGGACAGCGCGGCCTCGCTGTGGACGACGTCGCAGAATTCGCTGGTCGCGGACCGGCGGGCCGCCAATCGCGGCGACATCCTGACCGTGGTGATCGAGATCGACGACCGCGCCGAGATCCAGAACAGTTCGGGCCGCAGCCGCAGTTCGGCCGACAAGGTCAGCATTCCGTCGCTGGCCGGCCTGCCGCAGCGCATCGACGAAATCCTGCCCGAAGGCGCCAGCATGGACGAGCTGGCCGAGGCCAAGGCCTCTTCCAGCTACAAGGGCAGCGGCAATATTTCGCGCCGCGACAAGCTGACGCTGCGCGTCGCCGCCACCGTGGTCGACCGATTGCCGAACGGGGTGCTGCGCATCCAGGGCACGCAAGAGGTGCGTGTGAACTACGAGGTGCGCGAATTGACGGTCAGCGGATTCGTGCGGCCCTCGGACATCGGGCGCCGCAACGAAATCTCATATGATCGCATTGCGGGCGCGCGCATCTCCTACGGCGGCCGAGGCCATATCAGCGACGTGCAGCAGCCGCGCTATGGCCAGCAGATTGCCGACATCGTGCTGCCCTATTGAGGTGAATGCGTGAAAAAGATCCTGCTGATCATTGTTCCCTTGCTCGCCTTCATCGCCGGCGCGGTGGGGGGCGACATGCTGCACGCCGGCAAGCCGGCCACGGCGACCGAGACCGCGCCTGGCGCCGAAGCAGCTGAAAAAGCCGAGACCGCCGATGTCGGCGCCCATGGCCAAGAGGCCGAAGCAGAGGCCGAAGATGGCCATGGCGCCAAGCCTCAGGGTGGGCACGGCGCCGAAGTCGCAAAGGACGATTCCGCGCTGGACTGGTTCAAGTTTCCGACCCAGTTCTTCGTGCCGATCCTGCGCAACGGCACGCCCACGGCGATCATGGTGCTGTCGCTGACAGTGGAAATGCCGGCCTCGGCCCGGCCCGAGATCGAAGCGCAGGAGCATCGCCTGCGCGACGCTCTGCTGAATGCCCTGATGATCGAAGCCAACACCGGGGGCTTCGAAGGCAATTTTACCTCGGATCCGGCGCAGCAGCGCCTGCGCGCCGCCTTGTTGGCCGCTGCGCAAAACGCTGCAGGTCCCAGCGTCAAGCGGATCCTGATCGAAGACATCGGCCGGCAGCAGCAATGACCCGCTGGGCGGGGTCGCGGGGGCCCGCCGCAAGCATATGCAGGACCTTTGAAGGCCGGGCAAGCTCGCCTTGATCGCGAAATGATCGGTAAGTCTGCACGGAGCCCCTTCCTGCAGTGCGCGACCCGTGTTCCGCTCCTGCGCCAGCCATTGCGAACGGCGCTGCCGCCGCGCGGAGCGCAAGAACGTGCTGCGAGACCGCTTGTAATCGTCCCGCGGCGGATCGCAGCCCGAGAAAGGTGTCGCAGCGCGAGCGGGGCATGCGCCTCTGCCTTCACTTTCCCAGATCCCGCCGTATTCCGGCGCGCCAGCGACCTGGGAACTGCTTTTGGAGCGGCCTTTTTGCCGAGCGGCCCCTTGCCAAGCAAGCGTGGGCGGGCCATTCCGTGACAGCAGCGTTTCCCGTGAGCCCCTCTTGAGCAAGGCCGATCCTCCCGTCCCGACCGTCGCAGCCATCGTCGTCACCTTCAATCGAAGGGAACAGTTGCAAAAGACCGTGGCGCGGCTTCTGGCCGAGCCGGTCGACCGCCTGCTGGTGGTCGAGAACGGCTCGACCGACGGCAGCCGCGCCTGGCTCGCCGCGCTTACGGATCCTCGGCTGACCGTAATCGAGATGGCCCAGAACGGCGGAGGCGCCTTGGGATTCGAGACCGGGATGCGCGAGGCCAGGCGCCGTTTCGATCCGGACTGGCTGCTACTGATGGATGACGACGCCCGCCCCTGCCCGGGCGCCATCGCCCGCTTCCGGCAAGGTCTGGCGGCGAACCGCTGGCCGGGCGCCGAGGCGCTGGCCGCGGCGGTCCGGTTTCCCGACGGCGGCATCTGCGAGATGAACCGGCCCTGGGTCAACCCTTTCGCCAGCCCGGGCGTGTTCCTGCGCGTGCTCGCGGGAGGCGGTCGCGCCGCCTTTCATATTCCCGATGCGGCCTATGAGACCGAGGCGCCGCGGCCGCTGGATGGAACCTCTTTCGTGGGCTTCTTCGTCTCCCGTGCCGGCGCGATCCGCGCGGGCTATCCCGACGGGCGGCTGTTCATCTATGGCGACGACGTGCTCTATACGCTGGGCCTGACCCAGGCGGGCGGACGGCTGCTGTTCGCGCCGGACCTGGCATTCGAACACGAATGCGGCACGCAACGGGCCGGTGCGATTCCAAGCCCCCTCTGGAAGGTCTATTATACTTATCGCAATCGCTGGCTGATCTATCGCCGCGCCGCCGGCGCGTGGATCTTTCCGCTGCTGATGACGGCGATGCTGCCCAGATGGCTGGCGATCGGAGGCGCGCTGCCGCGCCCCGAAAGACGCACATGCAGGCGGCTGGTCCGGCTGGCGATCAAGGACGCCCTGCACGGCAATTTCACCCGCAGCCATGCCGAGATCGTCGCTCTCGCCAAGCCCGGGACGCCCGCCCCGCCAAGCAAGAAGTTGCGGGATGGATAGCGAGACCAAGCCGGAGGACCGGGTGCAGAACACCATCATGGACGGGCGACTGCCGTACGCTGGCGCCGCTTCCGAAAGCCGCCCTCGTTCGCGCAGAGTCGCAAGCGACAACCGGACGGGTTGGAACAACTCCAACGCGTCCAGCTTTCCATCGCCGCGGGCGAAGCGTCGCGCCATGCGTTGTATGCCGGCAGCGGCATCCGGACGGCGCGCGTCTGCTCGACCGGCAGAGGCACCGGGGCAGACCGGTCGCGCGCCAGGTCCAGGGCCGCTCTTACCCCGCCTCGCCCAGCACACGCAGCAGATAGCGCCCGTAGGCGTTTTTCGAGAACAGCGCCGCCCGCGCCCGCAGTTCCTCGCCAGAGATCCAGCCGGCCTCGAAGGCGATTTCCTCGGGGCAGCCGGTCTGCAGGCCCTGGCGTTGTTCCAGCGTGCGCACGAAGTTCCCGGCATCCAGCAGGCTCGCATGCGTCCCGGTGTCGAGCCAGGCGAAGCCGCGGCCCATGCGCTCGACCGTCAGGCTGCCGTCGTGCAGATAGGTTTCCAGAAGCGTTGTGATCTCAAGCTCGCCCCGGGCCGAGGGCTTGACCTCGCGCGCACGGGCGGGTGCGCTGCCGTCGAGAAAATAGAGCCCGGTCACCGCGTAATCCGAGGGCGGCACCTCGGGCTTCTCGATGATCGCGCTGGCCTTGCCGTCAGCATCGAAGGCGACCACGCCGTAACGCTCGGGGTCGGCGACGCGATAGCCGAAGACGGTGCCGCCCTCGCTCCGGCGGTCGGCAGCCGCCAGCAGAAGCGGCAGGCCGTGGCCGAAGAAGATATTGTCGCCCAGCACCATGGCCGACGGCGCGCCGGCCAGGAAATCCTCGGCCAGCAGATAGGCCTGTGCCAGCCCGTCGGGCGAAGGCTGGACCAGATATTCGAAACGCAGCCCCCATTGGCTGCCGTTGCCCAGCAGGCGCTGGAACTGCAGCTGGTCCTCGGGCGTGGTGATGATGGCGATCTCGCGGATGCCGGCCAGCATCAGCACCGTGATCGGATAATAGACCATCGGCTTGTCGTAGATCGGCAGCAGCTGCTTGGACACGCCCATGGTGATCGGATAGAGCCGGGTGCCCGAGCCCCCGGCCAGGATGATGCCCTTGCGCGGGGACGAAA from Paracoccus aminovorans includes:
- a CDS encoding glycosyltransferase, with translation MGGPFRDSSVSREPLLSKADPPVPTVAAIVVTFNRREQLQKTVARLLAEPVDRLLVVENGSTDGSRAWLAALTDPRLTVIEMAQNGGGALGFETGMREARRRFDPDWLLLMDDDARPCPGAIARFRQGLAANRWPGAEALAAAVRFPDGGICEMNRPWVNPFASPGVFLRVLAGGGRAAFHIPDAAYETEAPRPLDGTSFVGFFVSRAGAIRAGYPDGRLFIYGDDVLYTLGLTQAGGRLLFAPDLAFEHECGTQRAGAIPSPLWKVYYTYRNRWLIYRRAAGAWIFPLLMTAMLPRWLAIGGALPRPERRTCRRLVRLAIKDALHGNFTRSHAEIVALAKPGTPAPPSKKLRDG
- the flgH gene encoding flagellar basal body L-ring protein FlgH → MPYPMQSRPLVLLGAATLALSLTACGRVSQVGRVPEMTQPESSVEFQAMTSQGYGSQELPDRPDSAASLWTTSQNSLVADRRAANRGDILTVVIEIDDRAEIQNSSGRSRSSADKVSIPSLAGLPQRIDEILPEGASMDELAEAKASSSYKGSGNISRRDKLTLRVAATVVDRLPNGVLRIQGTQEVRVNYEVRELTVSGFVRPSDIGRRNEISYDRIAGARISYGGRGHISDVQQPRYGQQIADIVLPY
- the flgG gene encoding flagellar basal-body rod protein FlgG → MRALQIAATGMSAQQMRVEVISNNLANMSTTGYNPRRAEFADLQYQQVTRPGTLTATNGAMVPAGVQLGLGVRPASVAVMLSQGSLTQTNGDLDVAVDGAGYLEVTLPSGISAYTRDGSLKRSPEGQVVTSEGYPLVPDITIPEDARSISINPNGEVFAYFDDRVEPENLGQITLASFVNEKGLEATGSNLFLETVASGPPRVATPGQEGLGTIRGGFLEESAVDPVREIAELIKAQRGYELNSKVITAADQMLGTTVQVR
- the flgA gene encoding flagellar basal body P-ring formation chaperone FlgA, whose product is MRYLALLLLLLPHSALAGAALATRTLPAGTVLAPGDVVLAADQDGGLQDVSQVVGQQLRVMVYEGRRIDPSFLSAPMLVGRNQIVTITYQKSALRIEAEGRALSAGSVGQIIRVMNNASRVTVSGRVAADGTVIVAQN
- a CDS encoding flagellar hook-basal body complex protein; the protein is MDNAIYAALTRQSGLMREMRSVANNIANANTTGFRREGVVFSEYMVPLDRRGETLAMANGRGRMVDLRPGGMTQTNGQYDLALEGDGFLMVQTPQGNRLTRAGAFMTNAEGELVNSDGYQLLDDGQAPIVIPSGVGSVGIGVDGTVSADGNPVGRVGIFASPDPAKLQHEAGTLFDPGGAVEPLDDAKLRQGFLEDSNVDPVLELSRMIEVQRAYELGQSFLDQEDQRIRQTITSLTR
- the rfbA gene encoding glucose-1-phosphate thymidylyltransferase RfbA, translating into MTQTVSSPRKGIILAGGSGTRLYPITMGVSKQLLPIYDKPMVYYPITVLMLAGIREIAIITTPEDQLQFQRLLGNGSQWGLRFEYLVQPSPDGLAQAYLLAEDFLAGAPSAMVLGDNIFFGHGLPLLLAAADRRSEGGTVFGYRVADPERYGVVAFDADGKASAIIEKPEVPPSDYAVTGLYFLDGSAPARAREVKPSARGELEITTLLETYLHDGSLTVERMGRGFAWLDTGTHASLLDAGNFVRTLEQRQGLQTGCPEEIAFEAGWISGEELRARAALFSKNAYGRYLLRVLGEAG